The following nucleotide sequence is from Zingiber officinale cultivar Zhangliang chromosome 10A, Zo_v1.1, whole genome shotgun sequence.
TCCAGATGATTTTGACATGGAACTTTAAGAAAGTGTCTAATCACACTTACTACAAGTGGTTTGATGTTGTAACTTTGATCTTTTAACTAGTTACAACCACTTGCCCTAGCATCAGTTAGATATTAAGATCCATAAAGATGTCAGCTGTCTTAGCTCAAGTACACATTTCaacaatgaaaaataaaaatctacCCTTAATGAGTTACTTCTATACCAAGAAAGTATCTTAAATCTTCTAGATCTTTACTCTAAAAATGTTGAATGTAAATAAGCCAATAAGGAGCATGCACTTCTAAGATGAAGCAAGATGAAATATTAAATGATGAAGAAGTAAGATGAAATATTAAATGATGAAGTAAGATGAAATACTGAATGATCTTAGACACTTCTAATTATCTCATATTGAATACGGGTagaattgaaaatttcaattATGGTTTGGGGGTTTGCTTCAGATTAGAATGAGACTCATTGCTTCAATTATGGTATGGATCGAGCAATCCTAGTAGGTGAAAGAGGATTGTCTTGACTCATTGCTATGGAAGAATAGTGGTAGGAAGAATGCGTGTGGAGGTTATGATAGGAAATTTATAAGCTTGTTGCAGATCAATGCACCTCACATCGATAAAGACATAGATATCCAAGGTCGTTGAGGGTGCAGTGCAAGATAATAGGGTGTCACATTGTCCTCATACAATCTCATTACAATGAATTATTTTGATCGAAAGGTAGACGAGATATGCGGACAAAGAATTTGAGGTAGATTACAAAAAAGGTAGATCTGCTACCTTAACGGCCCTCCTAGTATTGGAGGTAGATTATATAAGGTTCCTATGCATAGGTTGAatattcatatgtttttatgactACTCATGCTAGAAGTAACATCACAAGAagcatgaagtggtataaaaccCAACACCTCTTATTAACGGTTTTCGTTTTATTGCCTTTGCTATATGACTATAAGTTTTTTGATCTAAAAGAATATTGTACATCTGACCAAAACTTTCATGAATATGAAACATGTAATTTAACAAAACAGTACTTAGGAGATGAATAAAGATGAAGAAAGACTCAATTTTCTTATCTCCTTTATTATCTTTCTGTACAATCCTAATTTTCCATGGTATCATGTCTTGCCTTATTATGAGCCATCCTTTCATTTGAACTTCATAAATGGCATGGTATTTTAGATTTAAGCATATATTGACAATTTCCATGGATGCTTAAAAATCATGAATGGTATTATGCAGGAACAAAAGATCGATATAGTTCTCACTGATTATTTTATGCCACATATGACTGGCTATGACCTTCTTAAGACTGTTAAGGTATGAAATATCTGTTTTTGGTCAATTTTTTGGCTGACAATTCAGTTTTAAAGAGATATGATCCATGTAATTACGGAAATATTTGTTCATggcttgttgttattgttgtagtTTTTTCCTGGACAATTTCATGGATTGTTCGACTTATATTCTGTAGGAGAACAGCAACTTGAGATCCATACCCGTGGTCATGATGTCGTCTGAAAATGATCCTGAGATAATCAGCAGGTAGCTTGTTATTGTTTTCGACTCATTCCATCATGTAATGCAATTCTGTCAACAAGTGCTTTGCATATATACTGTAAAATCAATAACGAAAATGCGAAAAAATTGTAATTTTTTAAGCTGGTTGTCTTTTTTGTGCAGCTGCAAAGGAATTGGGGCTGAAGATTTCTTTGTTAAGCCATTTAAGCTAAAAGATGTACAGAGGTTACGAACTTACGCAGCCAAGACTCCAATGTGCAAACACGGTACGAAGAGGAAGTTGCCGGTAGATGTGATACCAGAGAACAGCAGTTACGAGTCGTGCCCTCGCGTTCCAAAGGTTGCCGTTGCGTGATTAAATCAAGAAATCCTGTTGTGTTTTTGACAGTTAACCACCAGTAATCAGATCCAGAGTTTATATTGTAACTAGAGCCTAACAATGATTATTGATCTCTTACGGTTATTCGTTGTGCTAAGATCTGAAAAAGACCACATGCTACAATTGGTTGAGAATGGAGAGGCAAAGCAGTATTGCAAATTGAGTTTGGGAGAACTTGTGGATCATCTgttattgcttttaaatcttagCTTTGATCTTAATAGTGAGTGAATGCTGTGTTGAAATGAGAacataataataagaaaatgtgTCTAGTAAACTAGCAAAATGTTCAGGTAGTTTAATGGTTTCATGATTACACTTGTTCTTTATATTACTTTCCCTATgcaaaaaaagcaaaaaaaaaagaatgacaATTGAACAATAAACTAGGAATAGCACACACAGCTCCATAGTATTGTCCTCAGCCCTCACACTAAGATCTATCGATCGAGAAGGGGCGACCTTGTGCGTAATTGCAAATCGTGTTTGTTCAATTTGGTTCATACTATACCAATTAAAGTAGTCCGTAATCTCGGCAACCTAGTCAAGAAATGTGTTTGGACCTAGTCAACCATCAATTCTAGGGGCATTTAGTTTAACTCGATGGGTAGTGTCTATTTCTAGACTAGGTTGATGTCTAGATCTATGTCGGATTTGGGTTTCTTGAAAGTGGTCTTCTATGATGGTCCCAATGTGGAAGATGCCTAGGTGATATTGttggatattattatacttattagaTGGATTTATTTGTAAGTTTCACATGTGAATATAATCTGATTACGTTTTGCGTTATTAGATATGAGTTTAATGTGTAGAATCTTTAGCCCGATTCGTTATCATCTATGGGTTGATAACAAATCGGATCTCTATATATAAGGGTTGGTCCTCGAGGGTTTAGGGTAATCTTAACAGAGCTTTGGGCTTCCTATTGACTTAGAACTTTTCGGCGTCG
It contains:
- the LOC122027746 gene encoding two-component response regulator ORR1-like encodes the protein MEGMEEELKKEEGEVVGKAASGGGGGGDGGRGMRVLVVDDSPVDRKIAEMLLKKNGGMFEVIPVDSGIKALEVLGLNEGKSERTHINEQKIDIVLTDYFMPHMTGYDLLKTVKENSNLRSIPVVMMSSENDPEIISSCKGIGAEDFFVKPFKLKDVQRLRTYAAKTPMCKHGTKRKLPVDVIPENSSYESCPRVPKVAVA